One Myxococcus xanthus DNA segment encodes these proteins:
- a CDS encoding saccharopine dehydrogenase family protein — MNTSATEFDIIAWGATGFTGRLVAEYLARTQDSHRARWALAGRDLDKLEKVRQGLAAIAPSFAELPLLVADARDAASLDALVPRTRVVCTTVGPYARYGSELVAACVRAGVSYCDLTGEVQWMRRMIDAHHEQARQSGARIVHTCGFDSIPSDLGVLMMQEHMREHHGGHLEAVRLYMGPMRGGASGGTAASMVQAMEEASTDRSVRRIMAHPHALDPVPGRWRPESKDALGVHYSQELGQWTGPFLMATVNTRVVRRSNALLGHPWGEHFRYAEVASYGAGPKGLLRATGVTAGLGGVVAAMQVKPLRTLLEKKVLPAPGEGPSLEAREKGFFVAQLRGEGTSPRTGKQVRLKGKVAAQGDPGYAATSRMLAESALCLAFDDTPTTGGVLTPASAMGMRLVERLRRAGMTFEVEELST, encoded by the coding sequence ATGAACACCTCCGCCACGGAGTTCGACATCATCGCCTGGGGGGCCACCGGCTTCACCGGGCGACTGGTCGCCGAATATCTCGCCAGGACCCAGGACAGCCACCGCGCACGGTGGGCCCTGGCGGGACGCGACCTCGACAAGCTGGAGAAGGTCCGGCAGGGGCTGGCGGCGATTGCGCCCTCCTTCGCGGAGCTACCGCTGCTCGTCGCGGATGCACGCGACGCCGCGTCGCTGGATGCCCTGGTCCCTCGCACCCGCGTGGTCTGCACCACGGTGGGCCCCTACGCACGTTACGGCAGCGAGCTCGTCGCGGCGTGTGTTCGGGCCGGCGTCAGCTACTGCGACCTGACGGGTGAAGTGCAGTGGATGCGGCGGATGATTGACGCCCACCACGAGCAGGCGCGGCAGAGCGGCGCACGCATCGTCCACACCTGTGGCTTCGACTCGATTCCGTCGGACCTGGGCGTGTTGATGATGCAGGAGCACATGCGGGAGCACCATGGCGGGCACCTGGAAGCAGTCCGCCTCTACATGGGTCCCATGCGCGGAGGCGCTAGCGGTGGCACGGCCGCGAGCATGGTGCAGGCGATGGAAGAAGCATCAACGGACCGCTCGGTGCGGCGAATCATGGCCCACCCGCATGCGCTGGACCCCGTCCCAGGCCGCTGGCGACCCGAGTCCAAGGACGCGCTGGGCGTCCACTACAGCCAGGAACTGGGCCAGTGGACCGGCCCGTTCCTCATGGCGACCGTGAACACGCGCGTCGTCCGACGCAGCAATGCGCTGCTCGGTCACCCGTGGGGAGAGCACTTCCGGTACGCGGAGGTCGCCAGCTATGGCGCCGGGCCCAAGGGCCTGCTGCGCGCCACGGGCGTCACCGCGGGCCTGGGAGGCGTCGTCGCCGCGATGCAGGTGAAGCCCCTACGCACGCTGCTGGAGAAGAAGGTACTGCCCGCGCCGGGTGAAGGCCCGTCTCTGGAAGCCCGGGAGAAAGGCTTCTTCGTCGCGCAGCTTCGTGGCGAAGGCACCTCCCCCCGCACGGGCAAGCAGGTGCGGCTGAAGGGCAAGGTGGCGGCGCAGGGAGACCCGGGCTACGCGGCCACGTCGCGGATGCTCGCCGAGTCCGCGCTGTGCCTCGCCTTCGACGACACTCCGACCACGGGCGGCGTGCTCACGCCGGCCTCCGCCATGGGCATGCGACTGGTGGAGCGGCTGCGCCGTGCGGGCATGACGTTCGAAGTGGAGGAGCTGTCCACCTGA
- a CDS encoding general secretion pathway protein GspE: protein MRLGEQLLKDGLVTAEGLEEALEAQVVHGGRLGTNLVELGLLSEVDLAKALGKVHNSAFASGEMVPDPKAMELVSSNHADDKEYLPMRVDATRLSIAVVNPHDFSTLDAIAFKTGKRVVPVVIPEFRMNQLLRRYCKAFRPLRAVDMNAVRPRPSAGSQAELAKAAETPPDLMSEEEFQSVYASALRGGADSDGDMGEEEIITGVEVLEAAPEPPPATVRPQVPVAPPPPPQAIAVPPQMVQPHVPPPAPALGGSPPPVQVPRAPEPPPTPLTFAEAQAELARSSDREDVAHTVLRFALGKWKRNLLLSVQGSLVTGWHGMGVGVRDAVVRRIGVPLREQSTFRLVRDTRSHYIGPVRRDAAMGVFYKLLGDGFPKTAVILPLLVRGKVVHLLYVDNGPDQLTPPDVGELLILSQSVGRSYEAMMRRRKSA from the coding sequence ATGCGCCTGGGTGAGCAGCTCCTGAAGGATGGTCTCGTCACCGCCGAGGGACTCGAAGAAGCGCTCGAGGCCCAGGTGGTGCATGGCGGGCGGTTGGGAACGAACCTGGTGGAGCTGGGCCTGCTGTCGGAGGTGGACCTGGCGAAGGCGCTGGGGAAGGTCCACAACAGCGCGTTCGCGTCCGGGGAGATGGTTCCGGACCCCAAGGCGATGGAGCTGGTCTCCTCGAACCATGCGGACGACAAGGAGTACCTGCCCATGCGGGTGGACGCGACGCGGCTGAGCATCGCCGTCGTGAACCCGCACGACTTCTCGACGCTGGACGCGATTGCCTTCAAGACGGGCAAGCGCGTGGTGCCGGTGGTCATCCCCGAGTTCCGGATGAACCAACTGCTGCGCCGTTACTGCAAGGCGTTCCGGCCGCTGCGCGCCGTCGACATGAACGCGGTGCGGCCGCGTCCCTCGGCGGGCTCGCAGGCCGAGCTGGCCAAGGCCGCGGAGACGCCGCCAGACTTGATGAGCGAGGAGGAGTTCCAGTCCGTCTACGCCTCCGCCCTGCGCGGTGGCGCCGACTCCGACGGGGACATGGGCGAGGAGGAGATCATCACCGGCGTAGAGGTACTGGAGGCCGCGCCCGAGCCTCCGCCCGCGACGGTCCGGCCGCAGGTGCCCGTGGCTCCGCCGCCGCCACCCCAGGCCATCGCTGTCCCACCGCAGATGGTTCAGCCGCACGTGCCACCCCCGGCGCCCGCGCTGGGCGGCTCGCCACCGCCTGTGCAGGTGCCGCGCGCACCGGAGCCGCCGCCGACGCCGCTGACCTTCGCGGAAGCGCAGGCGGAGCTGGCTCGCAGCTCGGACCGCGAGGACGTGGCGCACACGGTGCTGCGCTTCGCGCTGGGCAAGTGGAAGCGGAACCTGCTGCTGTCGGTGCAGGGCAGCCTCGTGACGGGCTGGCACGGCATGGGGGTGGGGGTTCGCGACGCGGTGGTGCGCCGCATCGGCGTGCCGCTGCGGGAGCAGAGCACCTTCCGGCTCGTGCGGGACACGCGCTCGCACTACATCGGGCCCGTCCGCCGTGATGCGGCCATGGGCGTGTTCTACAAGCTGCTGGGGGACGGGTTCCCGAAGACGGCCGTCATCCTCCCGCTGCTGGTGCGCGGCAAGGTCGTGCACCTGCTCTACGTGGACAACGGCCCGGACCAGCTCACTCCGCCCGACGTGGGCGAGCTGCTCATCCTCTCGCAGAGCGTGGGCCGCTCGTACGAGGCGATGATGCGGCGCCGCAAGAGCGCGTAG
- a CDS encoding response regulator yields MVCAPMARLLIVEDNHELASLIVALAQSRGHDAKAAATGEAALESLGPGQHWDAALVDLLLPDIRGSEVLAALRAHGIPAIAVSGVYKGDRFAQEAVQVHGARSFFEKPFELITVMEALEQAGGVAPQPRAPPPIAESVLLDELLDTEDLIVLEEFPPEPSDAAEPLQVVPSTDPLPEPADTEHALPLPFGRREQVWSESTAPSTPPPPKRALPDWSLGGVLEDATVARLLNAYYEARHHGELKLQQGQVLKVVYFESGRVVYAASNLAAERFGRFCVRQGVLPEARLAEVAAFAKERGLRTGEAMLRMGLMDAAQREQLLVEQVKEIIWSTFTWKEGGYGFSAMRPRRTDLVKLSVFPGDLVLEGVAKTETLVTLRRHMPRSRRLFPTADAPYGLHELKLEGAQALVLAYADGSKTVEDLLALTDLPERQTLATLRGLELLGVLEERPDTPSRRHRISFGL; encoded by the coding sequence ATGGTCTGCGCGCCCATGGCGCGACTGCTCATCGTCGAAGACAACCACGAGCTGGCCTCCCTCATCGTCGCCCTGGCGCAAAGCCGGGGACACGACGCGAAAGCCGCGGCCACCGGCGAGGCCGCGCTGGAGTCACTCGGCCCCGGACAACACTGGGACGCGGCCCTGGTGGACCTGCTGCTCCCGGACATCCGGGGCAGCGAGGTGCTGGCCGCGCTGCGTGCCCATGGCATCCCCGCCATCGCCGTCAGTGGTGTGTACAAAGGGGACCGTTTCGCCCAGGAGGCCGTGCAGGTCCACGGCGCCCGGAGCTTCTTCGAGAAGCCGTTCGAGCTCATCACCGTCATGGAGGCCCTGGAGCAGGCCGGTGGCGTTGCACCTCAACCCCGCGCTCCCCCGCCCATCGCGGAGAGCGTGCTGCTGGACGAGCTGCTCGATACCGAGGACCTCATCGTGCTGGAAGAGTTCCCCCCTGAGCCCAGCGACGCCGCCGAGCCCCTGCAGGTCGTCCCCAGTACCGACCCGTTGCCAGAGCCCGCGGACACGGAGCACGCCCTCCCCCTGCCCTTCGGCAGGCGCGAGCAGGTCTGGAGCGAAAGCACCGCGCCTTCGACTCCGCCGCCGCCCAAGCGCGCGCTGCCCGACTGGTCCCTGGGCGGCGTCCTGGAGGACGCCACCGTCGCGCGGCTGCTCAACGCCTATTACGAAGCCCGCCACCACGGCGAGCTGAAGCTTCAGCAGGGCCAGGTGCTCAAGGTCGTCTACTTCGAGTCCGGCCGCGTCGTGTACGCCGCGTCCAACCTCGCCGCCGAGCGCTTCGGCCGATTCTGCGTCCGCCAGGGCGTGCTGCCCGAGGCCCGGCTCGCCGAGGTCGCCGCCTTCGCGAAAGAGCGCGGACTGCGCACCGGCGAGGCCATGCTGCGCATGGGCCTGATGGACGCGGCCCAGCGAGAGCAACTGCTGGTGGAGCAGGTGAAGGAGATCATCTGGTCCACCTTCACGTGGAAGGAAGGCGGCTACGGCTTCAGTGCCATGCGCCCCCGCCGCACGGACCTGGTGAAGCTGTCCGTCTTCCCCGGTGACCTGGTGCTGGAGGGCGTGGCGAAGACGGAGACGCTGGTGACGCTGCGTCGGCACATGCCGCGCTCGCGCCGGCTGTTCCCCACCGCCGATGCGCCCTACGGCCTGCACGAGCTGAAGCTCGAGGGGGCCCAGGCCCTGGTGCTGGCGTATGCGGACGGCAGCAAGACGGTGGAGGACCTGCTCGCCCTCACCGACCTGCCGGAGCGGCAGACGCTGGCCACGCTGCGGGGACTGGAGCTCCTCGGTGTACTGGAGGAGCGGCCCGACACGCCGAGCCGCCGTCACCGCATCAGCTTCGGGCTGTAA
- a CDS encoding MYXO-CTERM sorting domain-containing protein: protein MRPLVIISLCLGVATAARADWDVDEVPGIARSVDVFAPGSYSVSTSTQTELFENGIQSAVFLHSDVFGTFLSPMGCFAVVVRPGDVISHQNCRAAGNIIPPDPVNTVVGIRRVKHTPSGTGYAAVALSDGGLSLLTASAGLAGPTPWTLLSAGAGLLSSTDVLGVVETSDGAPHALFSVTGVTRTEFLWYTRDRRQAQMVVPSHLTSEAPLTVDLFAGSGPHPIALFGNSDGLFRGQLDPAGTTFSAVMLPDGMSDVRITSVDVNTGNGSVHGEGFGLAVGVDPSGEPVVLGAVPASSADNAGTQWRVHPVFEGSALPGASQATPLEVSCIGSSFCLFILDQPSFNVVTYVNANAPVLDVGPSPIVVNETGTATARFSATDADSDAVRVSVDASSTPGADLVGVNIVEHPDQLDVTLVPQRPVCKDEEGLLRVYASDGLASHDVQATVAYRVVNTKGPAQPTVLPSRESTTASGASRVFTAQPASEACPAVRYVWSPVSGQSGAPLLSTDGGAQATFTPPEVLCQESGTSYAYEVRGVDEGGLTSSAAAIFTVDVAPWGRPLVPFASGSERTLTSGPGASVDVVPDALHTCEGTSGLPTVDTEWRLSASGSGIPDGVTVRTADGTAVTLHSPVSSERLRVEAAECAYGTLALTARNRIPVTGGGTQDSADAELRVRVEPSLEDVATGSLELGVVPSGEGDVDIALDTSLNCVDARTLKARMFLETLGGEALDSAVVPVPGTWRPALPRSCTLESYRVRGELFDDSEGPVREGGRAQTEIPNQPLPARLGALEAGALVARCGEGASATLTQTIPANACGEVAISWSQVAGPALSEVSLAGPSVTVSTQETGLEALVGQSITLRVLADAGGSNTATTDYVLPITSERFVDVRHAMESPTASEKGLVGVVVELRNTSECEVGGLHYLENVDGLEWVPGSVKLDGVAVEARAVDGGFRVEDIRLPAQSTQMLTYVGRSPLLSTPRLGGEMTLNGVPVSGDAAVPPPTSGCGCSGGGSGAAVFGLAALARVLRRRK, encoded by the coding sequence GTGCGTCCCCTCGTCATCATCAGCCTCTGCCTGGGTGTTGCCACTGCGGCACGCGCCGACTGGGACGTGGATGAGGTGCCGGGCATCGCCCGCAGTGTGGACGTCTTCGCTCCGGGCAGCTACTCGGTGAGCACCTCGACGCAGACGGAGCTGTTCGAGAACGGCATCCAGTCCGCCGTCTTCCTGCACAGCGACGTCTTCGGCACGTTCTTGTCTCCGATGGGCTGCTTCGCCGTCGTCGTGCGCCCGGGTGACGTCATCAGTCACCAGAACTGCCGTGCGGCTGGAAACATCATCCCCCCGGACCCGGTGAACACCGTGGTGGGTATCCGGCGGGTGAAGCACACCCCGTCTGGTACGGGCTATGCCGCGGTGGCCCTCTCTGACGGTGGACTCTCACTGCTGACGGCGTCAGCGGGGCTCGCAGGCCCCACGCCCTGGACGTTGCTGAGCGCCGGCGCGGGCCTCCTGTCCTCCACGGACGTGCTAGGCGTGGTGGAGACTTCGGATGGCGCGCCCCATGCGCTCTTCAGTGTCACCGGTGTCACCCGGACGGAGTTCCTCTGGTACACGCGGGACAGGCGTCAGGCGCAGATGGTCGTGCCGTCGCACCTGACCAGCGAGGCTCCGCTCACGGTGGACCTCTTCGCCGGAAGCGGACCGCATCCCATCGCGTTGTTCGGCAATTCGGACGGCCTGTTCCGCGGACAGTTGGACCCGGCCGGGACGACCTTCTCCGCCGTGATGTTGCCCGACGGCATGAGCGACGTCCGCATCACCTCGGTGGACGTGAACACGGGCAACGGCAGCGTCCATGGCGAAGGCTTTGGCCTCGCGGTGGGCGTGGATCCCAGCGGGGAGCCCGTGGTGCTGGGGGCCGTGCCCGCGAGCAGCGCGGACAACGCGGGGACTCAGTGGCGGGTCCACCCGGTCTTCGAGGGCTCGGCGCTTCCGGGCGCTTCGCAGGCGACGCCGCTCGAGGTGTCGTGCATCGGCTCCTCGTTCTGCCTGTTCATCCTGGACCAGCCGAGCTTCAACGTCGTGACGTACGTCAACGCCAACGCCCCCGTGCTGGACGTGGGGCCCTCGCCCATCGTGGTGAACGAAACGGGGACGGCGACGGCTCGGTTCTCCGCCACCGACGCCGACTCCGATGCGGTGCGCGTGTCGGTGGATGCATCGTCAACGCCGGGCGCCGACCTGGTTGGCGTCAACATCGTGGAGCACCCCGACCAGCTCGACGTGACGCTCGTTCCGCAGCGGCCCGTCTGCAAGGACGAAGAGGGGCTCCTGCGGGTCTACGCCTCGGACGGGCTCGCGTCCCACGACGTGCAGGCCACGGTGGCCTACCGGGTGGTGAACACCAAAGGGCCCGCGCAGCCCACGGTGTTGCCCTCACGGGAGTCGACCACCGCGTCGGGCGCGTCGCGGGTGTTCACCGCGCAGCCGGCGAGCGAGGCCTGTCCGGCGGTGCGCTACGTCTGGTCTCCCGTCTCAGGACAGTCGGGCGCACCGCTGCTCTCCACCGATGGCGGCGCCCAGGCGACCTTCACGCCGCCGGAGGTGCTGTGCCAGGAGTCGGGTACCAGCTACGCGTACGAGGTCCGTGGCGTGGATGAAGGCGGCCTGACGTCCAGCGCCGCCGCCATCTTCACCGTGGACGTCGCGCCCTGGGGCCGGCCGCTGGTTCCCTTCGCCTCGGGCTCGGAGCGGACGCTCACGTCGGGCCCAGGGGCCAGCGTGGACGTGGTCCCCGATGCGCTGCACACCTGCGAGGGGACGTCCGGATTGCCGACCGTGGACACGGAGTGGCGGCTGAGCGCTTCCGGTTCGGGCATTCCCGACGGTGTCACCGTGAGGACCGCGGACGGAACGGCCGTCACGTTGCACTCGCCGGTGTCGAGCGAGCGCCTGCGCGTCGAGGCCGCGGAGTGCGCGTACGGGACGCTGGCCCTCACCGCCAGGAATCGCATTCCCGTTACCGGCGGTGGCACGCAGGACAGCGCTGACGCCGAGCTCCGCGTTCGGGTGGAGCCTTCCCTGGAGGACGTGGCCACGGGCAGCCTGGAGCTGGGCGTGGTGCCGTCGGGCGAAGGGGACGTGGACATCGCCCTGGACACGTCGCTGAACTGCGTGGACGCGCGCACGCTGAAGGCGCGGATGTTCCTGGAGACCCTGGGCGGCGAGGCGTTGGACTCGGCGGTGGTGCCGGTACCCGGGACGTGGCGCCCCGCGCTCCCGCGCTCCTGCACCCTCGAGTCCTACCGCGTGCGCGGCGAGCTCTTCGACGACAGTGAGGGGCCGGTGCGAGAGGGCGGCCGTGCTCAGACGGAGATTCCCAACCAGCCCCTGCCGGCGCGGCTGGGAGCGCTCGAAGCCGGGGCGCTGGTGGCACGCTGTGGCGAAGGCGCGAGCGCCACGCTGACGCAGACGATTCCGGCCAATGCCTGCGGCGAAGTGGCCATCTCCTGGTCCCAGGTGGCGGGGCCCGCGCTGTCAGAAGTCTCCCTGGCGGGCCCGAGCGTCACGGTGAGCACGCAAGAGACAGGGCTGGAGGCGTTGGTGGGCCAGTCCATCACCCTGCGCGTCCTCGCCGACGCGGGCGGCAGCAACACCGCGACCACGGATTACGTGCTGCCGATTACCTCCGAGCGCTTCGTGGACGTGCGTCACGCGATGGAGTCGCCCACGGCTTCGGAGAAGGGGCTGGTGGGCGTGGTGGTGGAGCTGCGCAACACCTCCGAGTGCGAGGTCGGCGGCCTCCACTACCTGGAGAACGTGGACGGGCTGGAGTGGGTGCCCGGCAGCGTGAAGCTGGACGGCGTCGCGGTGGAGGCGCGGGCGGTGGACGGTGGCTTCCGGGTGGAGGACATCCGGCTGCCCGCGCAGAGCACGCAGATGCTGACGTACGTGGGCCGCTCGCCGCTGCTGTCCACGCCGCGGCTGGGCGGGGAGATGACCCTCAACGGCGTGCCCGTTTCGGGGGATGCCGCGGTGCCGCCTCCGACGTCGGGATGCGGCTGCTCGGGAGGGGGTTCGGGCGCGGCCGTCTTCGGGCTGGCGGCGCTGGCGCGGGTGCTGCGCCGCCGGAAGTAG
- a CDS encoding trypsin-like peptidase domain-containing protein yields the protein MKHAVMRWSLLVMALLTSGTANADMARRRDAIVEVVQKVSPAVVYIGTEQEVESRFRGRRSPLEEFFGGMGAEPERQRISGLGSGAIIDPSGIIVTNDHVIRGASAIHVILADGRSFDAEVIGSDAANDLAVLKVNAKEALPIAKLGTSSDLMIGETVVAIGSPFGLSKTVTAGVVSAVGRTFRADNRVYNDFVQTDAAINPGNSGGPLLNVDGEIIGINTAIFGGGAQGIGFAIPADKVRRIVDELTRFGKVRPAWVGIDTADLPVRVARQLGWDRAYGALVTAVEAGSPAAEAGVKRGDVVAELGGSRIQDAEDFDTRVRGYPARSAFPVVLFREGGLRTVQVTPVEFPARMVEGLAWERLGLRVKEIRGGLAVSGVRQGSAAADIGLEPGDIILRVNNQPVTTNDAFRESLLTARRGRSVLLLVRRGRYGYHVTLPFEREAGYRL from the coding sequence ATGAAGCACGCAGTCATGAGGTGGAGCCTGCTGGTGATGGCCCTGCTGACCTCGGGCACGGCGAACGCGGACATGGCGCGGCGGCGTGACGCCATCGTCGAGGTCGTGCAGAAGGTCTCCCCTGCCGTCGTCTACATCGGCACCGAGCAGGAGGTGGAGTCGCGCTTCCGTGGACGCCGTTCTCCCCTGGAGGAGTTCTTCGGTGGCATGGGCGCGGAGCCGGAGCGTCAGAGAATCTCCGGCCTGGGCAGCGGCGCCATCATCGACCCCAGCGGCATCATCGTCACCAATGACCACGTCATCCGGGGCGCTTCCGCCATCCACGTCATCCTGGCGGATGGCCGCTCGTTCGACGCGGAGGTCATCGGCAGCGACGCGGCGAACGACCTAGCGGTGCTCAAGGTCAATGCCAAGGAGGCCCTCCCCATCGCGAAGCTGGGCACCAGCTCCGACCTGATGATTGGCGAGACGGTGGTCGCCATTGGCAGCCCGTTCGGCCTCAGCAAGACGGTCACCGCGGGCGTCGTCTCCGCGGTGGGCCGCACCTTCCGCGCCGACAACCGCGTCTACAACGACTTCGTGCAGACGGACGCCGCCATCAACCCGGGCAACTCGGGCGGCCCGCTGCTCAACGTGGATGGGGAAATCATCGGAATCAACACCGCCATCTTCGGCGGCGGCGCGCAGGGCATCGGCTTCGCGATTCCGGCCGACAAGGTGCGCCGCATCGTCGACGAGCTGACCCGCTTCGGGAAGGTGCGCCCGGCGTGGGTGGGCATCGATACGGCCGACCTGCCTGTCCGCGTCGCCCGGCAGCTCGGGTGGGACCGGGCCTATGGCGCGCTGGTGACGGCGGTGGAGGCAGGGAGTCCGGCCGCGGAGGCTGGCGTGAAGCGCGGGGACGTGGTGGCGGAGCTGGGCGGCTCGCGCATCCAGGACGCCGAGGACTTCGACACCCGCGTGCGCGGCTACCCCGCCCGCTCCGCCTTCCCGGTGGTGCTCTTCCGCGAAGGCGGCCTGCGCACCGTCCAGGTGACGCCGGTGGAGTTCCCCGCTCGCATGGTCGAGGGGCTGGCGTGGGAACGGCTGGGACTCCGCGTGAAGGAGATTCGCGGCGGCCTGGCCGTGTCCGGCGTGCGCCAGGGCTCCGCGGCGGCGGACATCGGGCTTGAGCCCGGAGACATCATCCTCCGTGTGAACAACCAGCCCGTGACGACGAACGACGCCTTCCGGGAGTCCCTGCTCACCGCGCGACGGGGACGTAGCGTCCTGTTGCTCGTGCGGCGCGGGCGCTACGGCTACCACGTGACGCTGCCCTTCGAGCGGGAAGCAGGCTACCGGCTGTAG
- a CDS encoding protein kinase domain-containing protein, with amino-acid sequence MSSVRYQSLGPLLAGEGSRAFLGLALEDGASPRPVVLIWAPQDVVQNPELKATLRRETARALVFEHPHILRVHALAEQDGGLARVTEFADGEPLRRLLEAHPRLPPHFAALVVADAAVGLHYAHVAGNDDGTPFVHGDVRPETLMISFGGLTKVTGYGALGVAPRERGGKRVKNRRLYSAPEQLLGGREAVNVQSDVFLLGLVLHECLSGKIPFKDAADPDKAVLTRSLPPMAQDVPLKLDAVLRRATAKRAKERYPTALAFREAVVEAVGSLPTHAEFSEFLSKYFPPESEARATRRRVIETGIAEVMQKAGISPPAVAEFLARGALPPGLMPAKWPELPGQLHASGSPDGSGAQAGSGSAAGGNAQAAPAAGSTGQSGSGSAGAQTQSGAIGHAQSGAGAQTQSGAGSQAQAGAQAQSGAGAQAHSGAQTQSSAGGQSQAGASAQVHSGAGAQHQSGASTQAHSGSGAQAQSGAGAQHQSGTGTQAHPGATGTGASAGATVPTGPTGADAHAAPTTPPAAQKQSRTWMAFVGVGLALTVGAGAVVLSQLPSNIESELEDAGVTDALPVDAGVTQDAGPVDAGIPMGTLDVTVDPRVEVSIPGQYLGRTPVSAAVPAGRHVLTLSNPVLGIQTTRVITVPAGGRSSQQIFLNKGFANVRAPEGAIVTVDGRLIGAAPIEELDLYEGTHQLLVIVNNSRWQKTFKVEPGQRVTFDVNFEKPEEE; translated from the coding sequence ATGAGTTCCGTCCGTTACCAATCCCTTGGTCCCCTGCTGGCTGGGGAAGGCTCACGTGCCTTCCTCGGACTCGCCCTGGAGGACGGCGCGTCTCCCCGTCCCGTGGTGCTCATCTGGGCACCGCAAGATGTCGTGCAGAACCCCGAGCTGAAGGCGACCTTGCGTCGCGAGACCGCTCGCGCGCTCGTCTTCGAGCATCCGCACATCCTCCGTGTCCACGCCCTGGCCGAGCAGGATGGCGGACTGGCCCGTGTCACCGAGTTCGCCGACGGCGAGCCCCTGCGTCGCCTGCTGGAGGCCCACCCCCGCCTGCCGCCGCACTTCGCGGCGCTCGTCGTGGCGGATGCCGCCGTGGGTCTCCACTACGCGCACGTCGCTGGCAATGACGACGGCACGCCCTTTGTGCACGGTGACGTCCGGCCCGAGACGTTGATGATCTCCTTCGGCGGTCTGACGAAGGTGACGGGCTATGGCGCGCTCGGCGTGGCTCCGCGCGAGCGCGGTGGCAAGCGCGTGAAGAACCGGCGTTTGTACAGCGCGCCCGAGCAGCTCCTCGGTGGACGCGAGGCGGTCAACGTCCAGTCGGACGTGTTCCTCCTGGGACTCGTCCTGCACGAGTGCCTCTCCGGGAAGATTCCCTTCAAGGATGCGGCGGACCCGGACAAGGCCGTGCTCACGCGCTCGCTGCCGCCCATGGCGCAGGACGTGCCGCTGAAGCTGGACGCGGTGCTGCGCCGGGCGACGGCGAAGCGGGCCAAGGAGCGGTATCCGACGGCGCTCGCGTTCCGCGAGGCCGTAGTCGAGGCCGTCGGCTCGCTGCCCACGCATGCGGAGTTCTCGGAGTTCCTGTCGAAGTACTTCCCGCCCGAGAGCGAGGCTCGCGCGACGCGGCGGCGGGTGATTGAAACGGGCATCGCCGAGGTGATGCAGAAGGCTGGCATCTCTCCGCCCGCCGTGGCTGAGTTCCTCGCGCGCGGCGCCCTGCCCCCGGGCTTGATGCCCGCGAAGTGGCCGGAGTTGCCGGGACAGTTGCATGCCTCGGGCTCGCCCGATGGTTCGGGTGCGCAGGCTGGGAGTGGCTCGGCGGCCGGTGGCAACGCGCAGGCGGCACCGGCTGCGGGCAGCACGGGGCAGTCCGGCTCCGGTTCGGCGGGGGCTCAGACGCAGTCCGGTGCAATTGGCCACGCGCAAAGTGGCGCGGGTGCACAGACTCAATCCGGTGCAGGCAGCCAGGCGCAGGCTGGCGCACAGGCGCAATCCGGCGCGGGCGCTCAAGCGCATTCAGGCGCACAGACTCAGTCCAGTGCAGGTGGCCAGTCACAGGCGGGCGCAAGCGCACAGGTCCACTCCGGCGCGGGCGCACAGCATCAGTCCGGCGCAAGCACTCAGGCCCATTCAGGCTCAGGCGCACAGGCGCAGTCCGGCGCGGGCGCACAGCATCAGTCCGGCACAGGCACTCAGGCTCATCCCGGCGCCACGGGCACGGGGGCCTCGGCAGGGGCCACTGTCCCCACCGGCCCGACGGGCGCGGACGCACACGCGGCCCCCACGACGCCTCCCGCCGCGCAGAAGCAGTCACGCACCTGGATGGCCTTCGTGGGCGTCGGTCTGGCGCTCACGGTGGGCGCGGGGGCCGTCGTGCTCAGCCAGCTGCCCTCCAACATCGAGTCCGAGCTCGAGGACGCGGGCGTCACCGACGCCCTGCCCGTCGACGCCGGCGTGACGCAGGATGCGGGCCCCGTGGATGCCGGCATTCCCATGGGCACGCTGGACGTCACCGTGGACCCGCGCGTGGAGGTCTCGATTCCTGGGCAGTACCTGGGCCGCACGCCGGTCTCCGCGGCCGTGCCCGCGGGCCGTCACGTGCTGACGCTCAGCAACCCGGTGCTCGGCATCCAGACGACACGGGTCATCACCGTGCCGGCGGGTGGCCGTTCCTCGCAGCAGATCTTCCTCAACAAGGGATTCGCGAACGTACGCGCCCCGGAGGGCGCCATCGTCACGGTGGATGGCCGGCTCATCGGTGCCGCACCCATCGAGGAACTGGACTTGTACGAAGGCACGCACCAGCTCCTGGTCATCGTGAACAACTCCCGGTGGCAGAAGACGTTCAAGGTGGAGCCGGGCCAACGCGTCACCTTCGACGTCAACTTCGAGAAGCCCGAAGAGGAGTAA
- a CDS encoding VOC family protein yields the protein MDVQGFHHVAIQARDIERVTGFYRDLLGFPELTRHLRPDGSLRSIWVGVPGGGFLAIEAAGGEPVSTPFRHEAPGLLLLAFRIPKAARAGVVDTFTRAGVPLENETRWSVYVRDPEGNRVALSHHPED from the coding sequence ATGGACGTTCAGGGCTTCCACCACGTGGCCATCCAGGCGCGGGACATCGAGCGTGTCACCGGCTTCTACAGAGACCTGCTGGGCTTTCCGGAGTTGACCCGTCATCTCCGCCCGGACGGCTCCTTGCGGAGCATCTGGGTGGGCGTGCCTGGGGGCGGCTTCCTGGCCATCGAGGCGGCGGGCGGCGAGCCCGTCTCCACGCCGTTTCGCCACGAGGCGCCGGGTCTTCTGCTGCTGGCATTCCGGATTCCGAAGGCAGCTCGGGCGGGTGTGGTCGACACCTTCACCCGCGCGGGTGTGCCGCTGGAGAACGAGACGCGGTGGTCGGTGTACGTCCGGGACCCCGAAGGCAACCGCGTTGCGCTCAGTCATCACCCGGAGGACTAG